GGTGCACCGTGCTCACCGCAGTGGGGATGGCCGCGCGCAGCGCCTCGGCATCGCCCTGGCCGTGGCCGTGGCCGTGGCTGTGGCTGTGATCGTGGCGCGGCGGCCCCAGGCCGGCCAGGTTGAGCCCGCCCACCGCCTTGGCGATGGACTCATTGAGCCGCGCCGCCGCCTTGCCGGTGGGTGCGGCCAGGCGGATGCGCAGCGGGCGCGGCGCGCCGCCATCGGCCGCCGGCACGCCCAGCGCCAGGTGCTGCAGCACGGCCAGCAGGCGCACCACGGTGGTCGTCTTGCCGGTGCCGGGGCCGCCGGTGACGATGGCAAAACCCTGGCGTGCCGCCAGCGCGCAGGCCAGGCGCTGCCAGTCGGGCGTGACGGTGGGCGTGACGGTGGGCGTGGCGGTGGGGGTGGCGGCGGATGCCGCGGCGCCTGGGTCGCCATCGGCCGGCGTGAACACCACCTCGATGGCGCGGCGCAGCTCGGCCAGGCGCTCGGGGCGCGCGGCCTCGGTGGGCGCGGCCAGGCGCTGCGCGATGGCGGCTCGCACGTCCTGCTCGTGCTGCCAGTAGCGGCGCAGGTACAGGCGCTGGCCCTCGCGCACCAGCGGCGTGGCGCCGGGGCCGGCCGCCACCAACAGCGGGTGCGCGAGCGTGGCCAGCCAGCGCGGCAGGTCCACGTCGGCCAGCAGCCGGGCCGGCGATGGCGCCACCGGCGCGCTGTCGGTGGCGCTGTCCTCGCGGTCATCGTCGGCGCCCGACGGCGCACGCTCGGCGCGATCATCGGGCGGCAGGGCCAGGGCCAGCGCGGCATCGGCCAGCGTGGCCGCCAGGTCGAGACAGGCATGGCCGCGGCCGAGCTGGTGGCTGGCCAGCGCGGCGGCCAGGATCAGCAGCTCGTCGGCGTCGGGCGCCTGCCGGGCCAGAAAGCCGGCAAACACGCGGTCGAGCGCACGCAGCCAGCCCTGCGCCACCCAGGCGTCCAGCGTGGCCAGCAGCGCGGCATGCCGGGGTGGGGGCGGCGCCAGAACGCGGGCGGCCACGTCGATGGCCATGTCAGCGGCCAGCTCAGCGGCCAGCTCAGCGGCCGGATCAGTGGCCGGATCGGCCGCCAGACCGCCGGTGGCGCTGTCGCGGTGGTGCAGGGTGTTGCTCATGCCAAGGCCTCGCCGCCGTCGAACAGTGCATCCAGGGCCTCGATCAGCGCCCGCGGCGGCCGCTCGAGGTGCAGGCCCTGGCCCGCTGCGGCATGGCCGCGCAGGAACAGGTAGACCGCGCCACCGATGTGCTGCTCATAGTCGTAGCCCGGCAGGCGGCACTTGAGCAGGCGGTGCAGGGCCAGCAGGTACAGCGCGTACTGCAGCTCGTAGCGGTGGTGCAGCACCGCCTCGCGCAGCGCGGCGGGCGTGTAGTCGGCATCGCGCGGGCCGAGCCAGTTGCTCTTGTGGTCGGCCACGTACCAGCGGCCCTCGTGCTCGAACACCCAGTCGATGAAGCCCTTGAGCATGCCGTTGAGCTGCTGTGCGGCCAGCGGCGGCCGCGCCGCGCCGCCCAGCGTGTGGCGGGTGACCAGGGCATCGAGCGCAGCCGTGTCCACCCGCTGCGCGGCAAACCAGAACTCCAGCTCGACCTGCATCTGCGCCGCTGCCAGCTGGGCCGGCGCCAGCGGCGTGCTGCCGGGCGTCAGGCGGGTCAGATCGAGCGGTGTGGCCAGCCAGCCCGACAGCCAGCGCGCCAGCGGCCCGGCCCAGCCGCGCCAGGGCCCGCTGGCACAGCGGCGGGCCAGCCAGTCGGCGGTGGTGGCGCCGTGCTGCGCGGCCTGGGCAAAGCCCTGGGTGCCGGCCCATTCGAGCACGCCGTGCAGAAAGCTGCCGGCCTCGGCACCCCGCGCAAAGGCGTGCAGCGCGCCGCTGACGGCCGCCGGCGCGCTGCCGGTGGCGGCACCTGTGGCAGCACCTGTGGCAAACCCCGTGGCGAGCCCGGTGGCAACGCCCGTCGCACCCGTGGCCCCCTGCTCGGCCAGCGCCTCGGCAAAGGTCTCCTCGGCGGCACTGGCCGGCGGCGTGGCGGGCGGGTCGGCCGAGGCCGCGGCGCCGGTGGCGCCACCGTCGGCCACGCCGCCTTCGGCCGCCAGTGCCGGCGCGGCGCGCAGGGCGGTGTAGCTGGCGATCCACCAGCGCTCGCGCGGGCCGGGGGGCTCGGGCGGCGGCGCCCAGTCAGGGCGGGCCGAGGTGGCGCGGTGGCGCGTGTCGTCGGCCGGCGGCAGCGGCTGCACGGCGATGGCGGGGCAGCCGCGGGCCAGGGCCTGCAGCGCCGGGCCCAGGGCCTCGGGCGGCAGCGCCGCGCCGCCGCTCAGCAGGCTGCCGAAGGCGCTGCGCTGCAGCTCCTTCAGGGGCGCCATGCCCACCCAGGTGGCGTGGCGGGCGCGGGTCAGGGCCACATACAGCTTGCGCAGGTCTTCGCCCAGGCGCTCCTGGTCAACCCGGGCCAGGGCCTGGGCGTCGGCGCGCAGTGCCACCACCGGCTGGCCGGCGTCGTCGTGCCAGGTCAGTGGCGTGTCGTCCGGCCGGGTGGCGCGGAACGCGCAGGCGAAGGGCAGGAACACCAGCGGGTACTCCAGGCCCTTGCTCTTGTGCACGGTGACCACCTTCACCAGCGCGGCATCGCTTTCGAGCCGCAGCTTGCGCGCATCGCCATCGCCGGTGGCGTCGGCCCGCTGCTCGGCCAGGTGGCGGATCAGCGCATGTTCGCCGTCGAGCTGCACCGCGGCGTGCTGCAGCAGCTCGGCCAGGTGCAGCAGGTCGGTGAGCAGCCGCTCACCCTGCCCGTCAGGCGCGGCCAGCAGGCGCTGCGGCACGGCAAAGTCGTGCAGCAGGTGGCGCAGCATCGGCAACACGCCCTGGCGCCGCCACATCTGGCGGTAGCCGCGAAACTGCAGCACGCGCGCCTCCCAGGCCAGCTCGTCGTGGTTGAGGCGGTCGAGCGCGGCCCAGTCCAGGCCCAGCGTGGCGCTGCCGAGTGCGGCGCGCAGGGTGCGGTCGTCGTCGGGCGCGGCGCAGGCGGCCAGCCAGCGCTGCAGGTCGGCGGCCACCGCGCTGTC
This portion of the Aquabacterium sp. OR-4 genome encodes:
- the recB gene encoding exodeoxyribonuclease V subunit beta codes for the protein MTTPILQPLSFALRGSRLIEASAGTGKTFTIAALYLRLVLGHGGAGPGGCGFTRPLVPPEILVVTFTEAATQELRDRIRARLAEAAVAFLADPVTVPDQPAGRDLLHDLRASYPADQWPACARTLRLAAEWMDEAAVSTIHGWCYRMLREHAFDSGSLFTQTLETDQRELLAEALRDYWRSFFTPLPADDAAQVRAWWPTPDALRAEVAPLLARSAALGPGQAPAQALGQARAAQQQALAELKAPWPAWVAELRALLDAAVAAKQVDGRKLQARYYGPWLDALAAWAGSELPRPDLDSSSSAWTRLTPEGLADAWKLGAAPEHPALRALPALRGQLEALPTGREDLLRHAADWTARRLQREQAQRALMGFDELLTRLDAALQGPNGARLAQRIRTQFPVALIDEFQDTDPVQYRIVDTIYRVADNDAATALVLIGDPKQAIYAFRGADIHTYLAARRDTGDRHATLGTNFRSSQAMVAAVNQVFQQAEARAEGAGAFLFRHGGHNPLPFQPVDARGRGEQWWRGDAPAPALVLWQLPAGPGGAALSATAALQQAAQASASEIVRLLAEGQAGRAGFAEHDALQGVQPGDMAVLVNNGREAAAVQAALRQRGVRSVYLSDKGSVFDSAVAADLQRWLAACAAPDDDRTLRAALGSATLGLDWAALDRLNHDELAWEARVLQFRGYRQMWRRQGVLPMLRHLLHDFAVPQRLLAAPDGQGERLLTDLLHLAELLQHAAVQLDGEHALIRHLAEQRADATGDGDARKLRLESDAALVKVVTVHKSKGLEYPLVFLPFACAFRATRPDDTPLTWHDDAGQPVVALRADAQALARVDQERLGEDLRKLYVALTRARHATWVGMAPLKELQRSAFGSLLSGGAALPPEALGPALQALARGCPAIAVQPLPPADDTRHRATSARPDWAPPPEPPGPRERWWIASYTALRAAPALAAEGGVADGGATGAAASADPPATPPASAAEETFAEALAEQGATGATGVATGLATGFATGAATGAATGSAPAAVSGALHAFARGAEAGSFLHGVLEWAGTQGFAQAAQHGATTADWLARRCASGPWRGWAGPLARWLSGWLATPLDLTRLTPGSTPLAPAQLAAAQMQVELEFWFAAQRVDTAALDALVTRHTLGGAARPPLAAQQLNGMLKGFIDWVFEHEGRWYVADHKSNWLGPRDADYTPAALREAVLHHRYELQYALYLLALHRLLKCRLPGYDYEQHIGGAVYLFLRGHAAAGQGLHLERPPRALIEALDALFDGGEALA